In Nematostella vectensis chromosome 2, jaNemVect1.1, whole genome shotgun sequence, one genomic interval encodes:
- the LOC5501225 gene encoding TGF-beta receptor type-1 has product MGARLILCLVVFLGAAFVTDPVSSMKLNRQITCKCDYCQETNSTCVTKGACLTILQRDSSTGEVKRGHACTYNPPADRLVCEPGYSTERPHQLYHCCYYNMCNVDTNVTLPSVPPTDPAEGKTSGRSGRPSTAEVVAMIVSPVLVICLATVSIIYCYQKRNPQRQCILNDGSESPEEVLIPAGKSLCDLITNADISTGSGSGLPLLVQRTVARQITPIELIGSGRYGDVYRGQWRGEDVAVKIFSSREECSWFREAQIYQTVMLRHENILGFIAADNKDNGAWTQLWLITDYHANGSLYDYLQRVTLDMKSMLKLTISIASGLAHLHMEIIGTQGKPAIAHRDLKSRNILVKDNGTCCIADLGLAVCHNSEQDTLDIPYGNRVGTRRYMAPEFLEDSNQVRNFCAYKHGDIYAFGLVLWEITRRCICSDKCEDYQLPYFDKICVDPSIEEVWKVVCLEKYRPSHPNYWLQDQVMMRVAKLMQECWHHSPEARLPALRIKKTLQSLYTEECSDHCVKA; this is encoded by the exons ATGGGTGCAAGGCTTATTTTGTGTCTTGTAGTGTTTTTAGGAGCGGCTTTCGTCACGG ATCCTGTATCAAGCATGAAGCTGAACAGACAAATCACTTGCAAATGTGACTACTGCCAGGAAACAAACTCTACCTGTGTCACAAAAGGGGCGTGCCTGACTATCCTACAGAGGGATAGTAGCACGGGTGAGGTCAAGAGGGGTCATGCATGTACATACAATCCCCCAGCGGACCGTCTAGTTTGCGAACCAGGGTATTCAACGGAAAGACCCCACCAGTTATATCACTGCTGTTATTACAATATGTGTAATGTTGATACCAATGTTACATTACCAAGTGTCCCTCCAACAGATCCAGCTGAGG GCAAGACATCTGGTAGAAGTGGAAGGCCTAGTACGGCGGAAGTTGTTGCTATGATCGTTAGCCCTGTTCTAGTAATCTGCCTAGCTACTGTGAGCATAATTTACTGCTACCAAAAGCGCAACCCCCAACGCCAGTGCATTCTCAATGATGGAAGTGAGTCACCTGAAGAAGTCCTTATACCAGCTGGGAAGTCATTATGTGACCTGATAACAAATGCTGATATATCCACAG GTTCTGGATCCGGCTTACCCTTGCTGGTTCAGCGGACAGTAGCCAGACAGATCACTCCAATAGAGCTGATAGGATCAGGTCGCTATGGCGATGTGTACAGGGGCCAGTGGAGAGGAGAGGATGTGGCCGTCAAGATCTTCTCATCCAGGGAGGAGTGCTCATGGTTCAGAGAGGCTCAGATCTATCAGACGGTCATGCTGAGGCATGAAAACATTCTAG GTTTTATTGCAGCTGACAACAAAGACAACGGTGCTTGGACACAGCTATGGCTGATTACCGACTACCATGCCAATGGCTCTCTTTATGACTACCTACAAAGGGTGACACTAGACATGAAATCAATGCTGAAGCTCACCATCTCTATTGCTAGTGGGCTGGCACATCTGCACATGGAGATTATTGGTACTCAGGGCAAGCCTGCCATTGCCCACAGGGATCTAAAGAGTAGAAACATCTTGGTAAAGGACAATG GTACTTGTTGTATTGCTGACCTTGGTCTCGCAGTGTGCCATAACTCTGAGCAGGACACTCTTGATATTCCTTATGGCAACCGTGTTGGCACCAGACGCTATATGGCACCAGAGTTCCTGGAAGACAGTAACCAAGTGCGTAACTTCTGTGCATACAAACATGGTGATATCTACGCATTTGGTCTGGTACTCTGGGAGATAACTCGAAGATGTATATGCAGTGACAAGTGTGAGGATTACCAGTTGCCTTACTTTGACAAGATCTGTGTCGACCCAAGCATTGAGGAAGTATGGAAAGTGGTCTGTTTGGAGAAGTACAGGCCTTCCCATCCCAACTACTGGTTGCAGGATCAG GTGATGATGAGAGTTGCTAAACTCATGCAGGAGTGTTGGCATCACAGTCCTGAAGCAAGACTTCCAGCCCTGCGCATTAAGAAAACTCTGCAGTCACTCTATACAGAAGAGTGCTCAGATCACTGTGTCAAAGCATAA